The Gemmata palustris genome includes a region encoding these proteins:
- a CDS encoding transposase, producing MSAIAYFITFSTYGTWLHGDERGSVDRNNNAAGEVLLPENADLLRTRKALMNAPEYRMKAPERETVLTAIRQHAEIRDWRLLAVHVRTNHVHLVVVGDAKPERMMTEFKAYASRALNRNSPAGAQRKYWTRHGSTRWLNTDESVLRAIEYTVSEQGEPMAVYHVKVEGTNEPRLTS from the coding sequence ATGTCTGCGATCGCTTATTTCATCACGTTCTCCACATACGGAACGTGGCTGCATGGCGACGAGCGCGGCTCGGTCGATCGAAACAACAATGCTGCCGGTGAAGTGCTGTTACCCGAGAACGCGGATCTACTACGAACCCGGAAAGCGCTGATGAACGCACCGGAATATCGAATGAAGGCTCCGGAACGGGAAACGGTACTTACGGCTATTCGCCAGCACGCGGAGATCAGGGATTGGCGCCTGCTCGCGGTTCATGTTCGCACGAACCACGTTCACCTGGTCGTTGTCGGGGATGCGAAACCGGAACGCATGATGACCGAATTCAAGGCTTACGCTTCACGCGCGCTGAATCGAAACAGTCCGGCCGGAGCGCAACGAAAATACTGGACACGGCACGGTTCGACGCGGTGGCTAAATACGGACGAGTCGGTTCTTCGAGCGATCGAATATACGGTCAGTGAACAAGGTGAGCCAATGGCCGTGTACCACGTGAAGGTGGAAGGAACAAACGAACCGCGACTGACTTCGTAA
- a CDS encoding TIGR02996 domain-containing protein — MSDHDALLSAILAHPDEDTPRLMFADWLEEHGGAPRAEFVRVQIELARLRAEESDLPDTFGTLQSADGCQFRPHDTAERVALLRRESELLSANRRAWAAELPEFAVAGTAIDDAGFSRGFVGHVSLPLEPLVRNPDRLWERHPVESLDLSRVDSEARALVPECRQLERIRALRFGFLASVPCEAEFFAPFVECPHLAAVRVLDLGRLDCSDSALNVLAAAPHLRPTALKLHCPHVSRDTLERMLHTPFASRVRRFEPRRAAEWAPEVIATAPLSALRFLDLRGAMCGDTGARALARSPHITDLVALDLSSNGLTDAALEALAAWPGLESVKSLNLAFNRNITDAGVRSLLSARRFRPIHIGLQQTQLGDAGAEVLAAWPGLGTVIDLDLSAVELGDRGAATLAGSVHWRDLRYLRVSRNNFGAQAKAQLCSRFGRGNIDIWGW, encoded by the coding sequence ATGTCCGACCACGACGCCCTGCTGTCCGCGATCCTGGCCCACCCGGACGAGGACACGCCGCGCCTGATGTTCGCCGACTGGCTCGAGGAGCACGGCGGTGCCCCGCGCGCGGAATTCGTTCGGGTGCAGATCGAACTCGCGCGTTTACGCGCGGAGGAGAGCGACCTACCAGACACGTTCGGTACGCTCCAGAGCGCGGACGGGTGCCAGTTCCGCCCGCACGACACGGCCGAGCGGGTCGCACTGTTGCGGCGCGAAAGCGAACTGCTGAGCGCGAACCGCCGGGCGTGGGCGGCCGAACTGCCCGAGTTCGCGGTGGCCGGGACCGCGATCGACGACGCCGGCTTTTCCCGCGGGTTCGTGGGGCACGTCTCGCTCCCGCTCGAACCGCTCGTGCGGAACCCGGATCGCTTGTGGGAGCGGCACCCGGTCGAGTCACTGGATTTGTCTCGTGTCGATTCAGAGGCACGCGCTCTCGTGCCGGAGTGCCGACAACTCGAACGCATCCGCGCGCTCCGGTTCGGCTTCCTTGCCAGCGTGCCGTGCGAGGCGGAATTCTTCGCGCCGTTTGTCGAATGCCCTCACCTCGCGGCCGTGCGGGTGCTCGATTTGGGGCGCCTGGATTGCAGCGATTCCGCGCTTAACGTGCTGGCCGCGGCGCCCCACTTGCGTCCGACTGCGCTCAAGTTGCACTGCCCGCACGTCTCGCGCGATACCCTCGAACGGATGCTGCACACCCCGTTCGCCTCGCGCGTGCGCCGGTTCGAGCCGCGCCGGGCCGCGGAGTGGGCGCCCGAGGTCATCGCTACCGCGCCACTCAGCGCGCTCCGGTTCCTGGACCTGCGCGGCGCGATGTGCGGGGACACCGGTGCCCGCGCGCTGGCCCGTTCCCCTCACATCACAGACCTGGTCGCGCTCGACCTGAGTTCCAACGGACTTACCGACGCGGCCCTTGAGGCGCTGGCCGCGTGGCCGGGGCTCGAGAGTGTGAAATCGCTAAACTTGGCGTTCAATCGAAACATTACTGATGCGGGCGTTCGATCGCTGCTCTCGGCTCGCCGGTTCCGCCCGATACACATCGGATTGCAGCAAACTCAACTTGGTGACGCGGGGGCCGAAGTGTTGGCAGCGTGGCCCGGCCTGGGAACCGTGATCGACCTCGATCTGTCCGCCGTCGAACTGGGCGACCGGGGGGCGGCGACCCTCGCCGGATCGGTCCACTGGCGCGACCTGCGCTACCTGCGCGTGAGCCGGAACAATTTCGGGGCGCAAGCGAAGGCCCAACTCTGTTCCCGGTTCGGGCGCGGGAACATTGACATCTGGGGCTGGTGA
- a CDS encoding DUF1501 domain-containing protein — protein MPKNCSGVSRRDALQLGLGALLGGGLVTALRARGFAAEVANPPAAKAKSCVLIWQDGGPTHYEMFDPKPDAPAEYRGDFKAIPTATPGVQFSEHMTKLAKGFGKFAMIRSIRHEQGNHGAGNHYMMTGAPPRIPVGCGAFVSFHPSMGSVVACEKGAPAGLPAYFSMPSMARSGGPNFLGAKFAPFVVAEDPNGRSFKVRDVALPEGLTGERFDDRAGTRSEVDTLKRFMDRAAGDPALALDEHYKQAYDLMNSREAQAAFDIGREPERTRERYGRNAFGQRCLLARRLVEAGVPFVTVYDGGWDHHSKLFDSLKKRLPEWDNSVSALIEDLDQRGLLDSTLVIALGEFGRTPQINKDAGRDHWANAMSVLFAGGGTPGGTVVGATDKKGFAAIERVLAPENFVSTVYTKLGIDPNKILFNQQGRPAHLVSDPTPIKELM, from the coding sequence ATGCCCAAAAACTGCAGTGGCGTCTCGCGACGCGACGCCCTCCAACTCGGTCTCGGTGCGCTGCTCGGGGGCGGGTTGGTCACCGCACTGCGTGCGCGCGGGTTCGCCGCGGAAGTTGCGAACCCGCCCGCGGCCAAAGCGAAGTCCTGCGTCCTCATCTGGCAGGACGGCGGACCGACGCACTACGAGATGTTCGACCCCAAGCCGGACGCGCCCGCGGAGTACCGCGGTGACTTCAAAGCGATCCCGACCGCAACGCCCGGCGTGCAGTTCTCCGAACACATGACGAAGCTCGCGAAGGGCTTCGGCAAGTTCGCGATGATCCGCTCCATCCGGCACGAGCAGGGCAACCACGGGGCCGGTAACCACTACATGATGACCGGCGCACCGCCGCGAATCCCCGTCGGGTGCGGCGCGTTCGTGAGCTTCCACCCGAGCATGGGTTCGGTCGTCGCGTGCGAGAAGGGCGCGCCCGCGGGGCTGCCCGCGTACTTCTCCATGCCGAGCATGGCGCGCTCCGGCGGGCCGAACTTCCTCGGTGCGAAGTTCGCACCGTTCGTGGTCGCGGAAGACCCCAACGGCCGGAGCTTCAAGGTGCGCGACGTGGCGCTGCCGGAGGGTTTGACTGGCGAGCGCTTCGACGACCGCGCCGGCACGCGGAGCGAAGTCGACACCCTCAAGCGGTTCATGGACCGCGCCGCGGGCGATCCCGCGCTCGCGCTCGACGAGCACTATAAGCAGGCCTACGACCTGATGAACTCGCGCGAGGCACAGGCGGCGTTCGACATCGGCCGTGAACCCGAGCGCACTCGCGAGCGTTACGGCCGCAACGCCTTCGGTCAGCGGTGCCTACTCGCCCGGCGCCTGGTCGAAGCCGGCGTGCCGTTCGTCACGGTCTACGATGGCGGGTGGGATCACCACTCCAAACTGTTCGACTCCCTGAAGAAGCGCCTGCCCGAGTGGGACAACAGCGTGTCCGCGCTCATCGAAGACCTGGACCAGCGCGGGCTGCTCGATAGCACACTCGTGATCGCGCTGGGCGAATTCGGGCGCACGCCGCAAATCAACAAGGACGCGGGCCGCGACCACTGGGCCAACGCGATGAGCGTGCTGTTCGCGGGCGGCGGAACCCCGGGCGGGACCGTTGTCGGCGCCACCGACAAGAAGGGCTTCGCCGCGATCGAGCGCGTGTTAGCTCCCGAAAACTTCGTTTCCACCGTGTACACGAAACTCGGTATCGACCCGAACAAGATCCTGTTCAACCAACAGGGTCGCCCCGCGCACCTCGTCAGCGACCCGACGCCGATCAAAGAACTGATGTGA
- a CDS encoding DUF1549 and DUF1553 domain-containing protein produces the protein MSAFPSTVVLDGADAKQQLVVTETKNGKLADRSADATYTSSAPGVAMVKAGVVVPVSDGDAVVTVTANGRTAKVAVSVKNTTSTNPVTFERDIQPILTRSGCNAGACHGKARGQNGFQLSLLAYDNDFDFNAITTEARGRRIFPANPTFSLLLRKASGQTPHGGGKKLPEGSPEYRVLEKWVSSGTPRTPENAPKLEKITLFPDSRLMTFKASQQLAVTAHYSDGTTRDVTSLSQFSSSESVYAAVDAAGVVKAGPIPGEATIMARFAEKFAVSSVLIPLPTDVDASVYEKLPRNNFIDGLVWAKLKQLNVTPSERAPDDKFHRRAYLDVIGRLPTPDETRAFLAGKDPQKREKLIDALLDRPEYADFWANKWTDLLRPNPYHVGMKATYNLDQWIRKSFRANQPYDEFVRDIITANGSTFTNGAAVFYRNRREPDELTTMVSQLFLGVRLDCAKCHHHPFEVWGQDDFYSFAAFFGRIGRKGVGISAPISGGEEVIHLGSGTGGKRNGSSVRHPVSGKEMTPTPLLGKPLDIDPDKDPRAVLAAWVTAPENPYFAKVIANRVWADLMGRGIVDPVDDLRATNPPSNPELLDALAKDFRKNKCDLKALIRTICLSHAYGLSTVPNDRNAADLRNYSHHYRQRIRAEVLLDMVSDVSGVPEKFEAMPAGSRAIEVWTARSQSVFLDSFGRPDPNQDPPCERTSDTTVVQALHLMNSPNLYRKVTSDEGRCAALAKGPKTPAEIVDELYLLAYCRTPTDTERTAAVKRFEKKGSTKRSATEDLMWALINTPEFVFND, from the coding sequence TTGAGTGCGTTTCCCTCCACAGTTGTGCTCGACGGCGCAGACGCCAAGCAGCAACTGGTGGTGACCGAAACGAAGAACGGCAAACTCGCGGACCGCAGCGCAGACGCCACCTACACGAGTAGCGCCCCCGGCGTCGCGATGGTGAAGGCCGGTGTGGTGGTCCCGGTGAGTGACGGTGACGCGGTCGTTACGGTCACCGCGAACGGCCGGACCGCGAAGGTCGCCGTAAGCGTGAAGAACACCACGAGCACAAATCCGGTCACCTTCGAGCGCGACATTCAGCCGATCCTCACCCGATCCGGGTGCAACGCGGGGGCGTGCCACGGTAAAGCACGCGGGCAGAACGGCTTCCAGCTCTCACTGCTCGCTTACGACAACGATTTCGACTTCAACGCGATCACCACCGAAGCGCGCGGTCGGCGTATCTTCCCTGCGAACCCGACATTTAGCCTGCTGCTCCGCAAGGCGAGCGGCCAAACTCCGCACGGCGGCGGGAAGAAGCTCCCGGAAGGCAGCCCCGAATACCGCGTGCTCGAAAAATGGGTCTCCTCCGGGACGCCGCGAACACCCGAGAACGCGCCGAAGCTCGAAAAGATTACGCTGTTCCCCGATAGCCGGCTGATGACCTTCAAAGCGAGTCAACAACTCGCGGTGACGGCTCACTACTCCGATGGCACCACGCGCGACGTCACCAGCCTGTCGCAGTTCTCGTCGAGCGAAAGCGTTTACGCCGCCGTCGATGCCGCGGGTGTGGTGAAGGCCGGGCCGATTCCCGGCGAAGCGACGATCATGGCGCGCTTCGCGGAGAAGTTCGCGGTATCCAGTGTGCTGATTCCGCTGCCCACAGACGTGGACGCGAGCGTGTACGAGAAGCTCCCGCGGAACAACTTCATCGACGGCCTCGTGTGGGCGAAGCTGAAGCAACTCAACGTCACGCCGTCCGAACGCGCGCCGGATGACAAGTTCCACCGGCGCGCGTACCTCGACGTGATCGGCCGGTTACCCACACCGGACGAAACGCGGGCCTTCCTCGCGGGCAAAGACCCACAGAAGCGCGAGAAGCTGATTGACGCGCTGCTCGACCGCCCAGAATACGCGGACTTCTGGGCGAACAAATGGACCGACCTTCTGCGGCCGAACCCGTACCACGTCGGCATGAAGGCGACGTACAACCTCGACCAGTGGATTCGCAAGAGTTTCCGCGCGAACCAGCCCTACGACGAGTTCGTGCGAGACATCATCACCGCGAACGGCAGCACGTTCACCAACGGCGCGGCGGTGTTCTACCGCAACCGGCGCGAACCGGACGAACTGACCACGATGGTGAGCCAGCTCTTTCTCGGCGTCCGGCTCGATTGCGCGAAGTGCCACCACCACCCGTTTGAAGTGTGGGGTCAGGACGATTTCTACAGCTTCGCGGCGTTCTTCGGTCGCATCGGGCGCAAGGGTGTGGGGATCTCCGCCCCGATTAGTGGCGGCGAGGAAGTGATCCACCTCGGTAGCGGTACGGGCGGCAAGCGCAACGGGAGTTCGGTGCGGCACCCGGTTAGCGGGAAAGAAATGACACCGACGCCCCTTCTGGGCAAGCCGCTCGACATCGACCCGGACAAAGATCCGCGTGCGGTGCTGGCCGCGTGGGTCACGGCCCCCGAGAACCCGTACTTCGCGAAGGTGATCGCGAACCGCGTGTGGGCCGATCTGATGGGCCGCGGAATCGTCGACCCGGTAGACGACCTCCGCGCCACGAACCCGCCGAGCAACCCGGAGCTACTGGACGCACTTGCGAAAGACTTCCGCAAGAACAAGTGCGACCTGAAGGCACTCATTCGCACCATCTGTTTGAGCCACGCTTACGGACTGAGTACCGTGCCGAACGACCGCAACGCGGCCGACCTGCGCAACTACTCGCACCACTACCGGCAGCGCATCCGCGCGGAGGTGCTGCTCGATATGGTCAGCGACGTTTCGGGTGTGCCGGAGAAGTTTGAAGCGATGCCGGCGGGGTCGCGGGCCATTGAAGTCTGGACCGCGCGATCACAGTCGGTGTTCCTCGACAGTTTCGGCCGCCCCGACCCGAACCAAGACCCGCCGTGCGAGCGCACCTCGGACACGACCGTTGTTCAGGCGCTCCACCTGATGAACAGCCCGAACCTCTACCGCAAAGTGACCTCGGACGAAGGTCGCTGCGCCGCTCTCGCGAAAGGCCCGAAGACACCCGCGGAGATCGTTGACGAGCTTTACTTGCTCGCGTATTGCCGCACTCCAACCGATACCGAACGCACAGCGGCCGTGAAGCGCTTCGAGAAAAAGGGATCAACGAAACGCAGCGCGACCGAAGACCTGATGTGGGCGCTCATCAACACCCCGGAATTCGTGTTCAACGATTGA
- a CDS encoding HD domain-containing protein encodes MVSPERLASMQKSWVRTLEQYRVAPVDAYPAFDVLVAAYSAVERYYHNLEHIGEMFRVVERLTPTVEDPNALQLAVWFHDAVYDSRAKDNEQRSGELAVDLLGPIGVPASAINRIVQMIWATAHAAEAPGGRDTQVLLDADLAILGASEERYARYARDIRKEYSWVPDPEYRAGRTAVLTKFLAAPRLYHSPIMFEEGEERARTNLRNELAELQGARGA; translated from the coding sequence ATGGTCTCGCCCGAACGCTTGGCGTCGATGCAGAAGAGCTGGGTGCGGACGCTCGAACAGTACCGCGTGGCGCCCGTGGACGCGTACCCCGCGTTCGACGTGCTCGTGGCCGCGTACTCCGCGGTGGAGCGGTACTACCACAACCTCGAGCACATCGGCGAAATGTTCAGGGTGGTCGAGCGCCTGACGCCGACCGTCGAAGACCCGAACGCGCTGCAACTCGCGGTGTGGTTCCACGACGCGGTGTACGACTCGCGCGCCAAGGACAACGAACAGCGGAGCGGGGAACTCGCGGTCGACCTGCTCGGCCCGATCGGGGTACCCGCTTCGGCCATCAATCGCATCGTGCAAATGATCTGGGCGACCGCGCACGCGGCCGAAGCCCCCGGGGGCCGCGACACGCAAGTGCTACTCGACGCCGATCTCGCGATCCTCGGCGCGTCCGAAGAGCGCTACGCACGTTACGCCCGCGACATTCGCAAGGAGTATTCCTGGGTGCCGGACCCGGAGTACCGTGCGGGCCGGACGGCCGTGCTCACGAAGTTCCTTGCCGCGCCGCGATTGTACCACTCGCCGATCATGTTCGAGGAGGGCGAGGAGCGGGCGCGGACGAACTTGCGCAACGAACTGGCGGAACTGCAGGGGGCACGAGGGGCGTAG
- a CDS encoding TIGR02996 domain-containing protein: MSNDERTFLKAICDEPADDTVRLVFADWLEEHGRAGRADFIRTEIELARTPPGTDEDERRRAVLFARRAALLKAHSAEWLAPFRPAAREAVFVRGFVQALDVPASAFLQHAETWFEYTPLTRVKFTTCRIWDQVCGVYAWWTEPLFASRFLSRLECIDLEGLELNASDMELFAAHPDLSRLRVLLLADNDIRTGGAVALANMPQLRGLEELDVRGNRITDRGARALAQSEYLGQLKELHITKNSIRDRNWAVLERRFGDALH, from the coding sequence ATGAGCAACGACGAGCGGACGTTTCTCAAAGCGATTTGCGACGAACCGGCCGACGATACGGTCCGGCTCGTGTTCGCCGATTGGCTCGAAGAGCACGGCCGGGCCGGGCGCGCGGACTTCATTCGTACCGAGATCGAACTGGCCCGCACGCCGCCGGGCACCGACGAGGACGAGCGCCGCCGGGCCGTGCTGTTCGCCCGCCGCGCCGCGCTGCTAAAAGCCCACAGCGCCGAGTGGCTCGCGCCCTTTCGCCCCGCGGCGCGCGAGGCCGTGTTCGTGCGCGGGTTCGTGCAGGCCCTCGACGTGCCCGCGAGCGCGTTCCTCCAGCACGCGGAGACGTGGTTCGAGTACACGCCCCTCACGCGGGTGAAGTTCACCACGTGCCGCATCTGGGACCAGGTGTGCGGCGTCTACGCCTGGTGGACCGAACCGCTGTTCGCGTCCCGGTTCCTCTCGCGCCTGGAGTGCATCGATCTGGAGGGGCTGGAGCTGAACGCGAGCGACATGGAACTGTTCGCGGCCCACCCGGACCTGTCGCGGTTGCGCGTGCTGCTGCTGGCCGACAACGACATCCGCACCGGGGGCGCGGTTGCACTGGCGAACATGCCGCAACTGCGCGGGCTCGAAGAACTGGACGTGCGCGGCAACCGCATTACCGACCGGGGCGCGCGGGCCCTGGCCCAGAGCGAGTACCTGGGCCAACTGAAGGAACTCCACATCACCAAGAACTCGATCCGCGACCGCAACTGGGCCGTGCTGGAGCGCCGGTTCGGGGACGCCCTGCACTGA
- a CDS encoding primary-amine oxidase, whose product MSTVKHPLEPLTAEEVRSAVAALKDAGRVTPTTRFVSISLEEPPKALVHAGDRAAFDRKALAVLFDNATNSCYEATLALAERKVLTWKHVPGAQPTMTIDEQVECEQAVLASPEFRAALKKQYGVEDVSLVMVDIWSAGNYGEPEESTRRLARPLCFLRSDPTDNGYARPIEGIRPVVDLNEMKVIRVEEYGHWPLPPQPGNYAADRVPNPRSDIQRLEITQPDGPSFQVDGFRVTWQNWSFVIGFNAREGLTLHHLRYTDHGQERSILHRASLTEMVVPYGDPAPTQFRKNAFDVGEYGMGMCANSLTLGCDCVGHIRYFDAHLVTSRGAPLTITNAICMHEEDAGTLWKHTDRRFPDRPEVRRSRRLIVSSVSTVENYEYGFFWSLYQDGNIQLEVRLTGILSLGTMHPGEKSEYGTMIAPQLYAPVHQHFFNVRLDFALDGINNSVQRVDVVPDEPGPANPHGNAFRARSTTLETEKQARDHLKLETARTWRVVNPNVPNAVGEPVGYKLLPMDNSLPMASTDAWWRRRAGFVNYHVWVTPFDAGERFAAGDYPNQSTGGDGLVKWTERDRPIANTDVVFWYTFGHTHIPRPEDYPVMPTATIGFLLKPNGFFTMNPANDLPPPTKVATKDTCCH is encoded by the coding sequence ATGTCCACCGTCAAGCACCCACTCGAACCCCTCACGGCCGAAGAGGTTCGCTCCGCGGTCGCCGCCCTCAAGGACGCGGGCCGCGTTACCCCGACGACGCGATTCGTTTCGATCAGTTTGGAAGAACCGCCAAAGGCCCTCGTTCACGCCGGCGACCGGGCCGCGTTCGATCGCAAGGCGCTGGCGGTGCTGTTCGACAACGCCACGAACTCGTGCTACGAAGCGACGCTCGCACTCGCCGAGCGCAAGGTGCTCACCTGGAAGCACGTCCCCGGCGCGCAGCCGACGATGACCATCGACGAGCAGGTCGAGTGCGAACAGGCCGTGCTCGCCAGCCCCGAGTTCCGGGCCGCGCTCAAGAAGCAGTACGGGGTGGAAGACGTGTCGCTCGTGATGGTCGATATCTGGAGCGCGGGGAACTACGGCGAACCCGAGGAGAGCACGCGCCGGCTCGCCCGGCCGCTCTGTTTCCTGCGCTCGGACCCGACCGATAACGGGTACGCGCGCCCGATCGAGGGCATTCGACCGGTCGTGGATCTCAACGAGATGAAGGTGATCCGGGTCGAAGAGTACGGGCACTGGCCACTGCCCCCGCAGCCGGGCAATTATGCCGCGGACCGCGTGCCGAACCCGCGGAGCGATATCCAGCGCCTGGAGATCACGCAACCGGACGGCCCGAGTTTCCAGGTGGACGGGTTCCGGGTGACGTGGCAGAACTGGAGCTTCGTAATCGGATTCAACGCCCGCGAAGGTTTGACACTTCACCACCTGCGTTACACCGACCACGGTCAAGAGCGCTCAATCTTGCACCGCGCCTCACTCACCGAAATGGTCGTGCCCTACGGCGACCCGGCGCCCACGCAGTTCCGCAAGAACGCCTTCGATGTCGGCGAGTACGGCATGGGCATGTGTGCGAACAGCCTGACGCTGGGGTGCGACTGTGTGGGCCACATCCGCTACTTCGACGCGCACTTGGTGACGAGCCGCGGTGCGCCGCTCACGATCACGAACGCGATCTGTATGCACGAAGAGGACGCGGGCACACTCTGGAAGCACACCGATCGCCGGTTCCCGGACCGGCCCGAGGTCCGGCGCTCGCGGCGCCTCATCGTGTCGAGCGTCTCCACCGTCGAGAACTACGAGTACGGGTTCTTCTGGTCGCTCTACCAGGACGGCAACATTCAGTTGGAAGTGCGACTTACCGGGATTCTCTCGCTCGGTACCATGCACCCCGGCGAAAAGTCCGAGTACGGTACGATGATTGCGCCGCAACTCTACGCCCCGGTTCACCAGCACTTCTTCAACGTGCGGCTCGATTTCGCTCTCGACGGGATCAACAACTCGGTCCAGCGCGTGGACGTGGTGCCGGACGAACCCGGACCCGCGAACCCGCACGGCAACGCTTTTCGCGCCCGGTCCACGACACTGGAAACCGAGAAGCAGGCCCGAGATCACCTCAAGCTGGAAACCGCCCGGACCTGGCGCGTGGTGAACCCCAACGTCCCCAACGCGGTCGGCGAACCGGTGGGGTACAAGCTCCTCCCGATGGACAACTCGCTCCCGATGGCGAGTACCGATGCGTGGTGGCGGCGCCGGGCCGGGTTCGTGAACTATCACGTGTGGGTGACGCCGTTCGACGCGGGCGAGCGGTTCGCGGCCGGCGACTACCCGAACCAGAGCACGGGCGGCGACGGCCTGGTGAAGTGGACCGAGCGGGACCGACCCATCGCGAACACGGACGTGGTGTTCTGGTACACCTTCGGGCACACACACATTCCGCGCCCGGAAGACTACCCGGTGATGCCGACGGCCACCATCGGCTTCCTGCTCAAGCCGAACGGCTTCTTCACGATGAATCCCGCCAACGACCTCCCGCCGCCCACCAAAGTGGCCACAAAGGACACCTGCTGCCACTGA
- a CDS encoding PPC domain-containing protein — protein sequence MMKISLYLRLSALICGSFASTATAAPPAITHLYPAGAQRGTTTEVTAAGTLDATTKVWVSGVGVSAEVAKGKFAVTVAKDATPGTYWLRAHNAEGASALRPFVVGVLPEVTEKEPNDDFKKPHVLNDLAVTINGRLEKSGDVDCFAVPLKKGQTLVASLQANRVLNSPMDGMLQILSADGFVVEENNDFHGLDPQLAFTAKKDGTYIARVYAFPAAPDASIRYFGSDACVYRLTLTTGAFADFALPVREPDAPPQADIWGWNLPKSGKRLLVPKLAPGEAFAALSDPEIANPVPLRVEPHPHFVDVDQRDRLAHKYEAPFSLTARLHAKGLAQRIPLSLKKGQALTLQVESRTLGLAVNPVIEVFDKDEKRVARAEPAKLNGDSVLSFNPPADGAYSIAVSDLYGGGGGARDVFALRVLEAKPDYDLTVAADRFTLTPGTPTTIPVKINRQNEFAKNVEISAEGLPEGVKLEAAKPAKAQAGVLTVSLTAEKPWSGSFRLIGTIKGEPKYQRTARFALTESDDTTADLWLTVTAPPKK from the coding sequence ATGATGAAAATCTCTCTTTATCTGCGTTTATCTGCGTTGATCTGCGGTTCTTTTGCCTCCACCGCCACGGCAGCGCCGCCTGCCATCACGCACCTTTACCCCGCCGGCGCCCAGCGCGGCACTACGACCGAAGTGACCGCTGCGGGTACGCTCGACGCAACCACAAAGGTGTGGGTCAGCGGCGTGGGCGTGTCGGCGGAAGTCGCAAAGGGGAAGTTCGCGGTCACGGTCGCGAAGGACGCCACGCCGGGCACGTACTGGCTGCGTGCTCATAATGCGGAAGGCGCGAGCGCGCTGCGCCCGTTCGTGGTCGGGGTGTTGCCCGAGGTGACCGAGAAGGAGCCGAACGACGACTTCAAGAAGCCACACGTTCTCAACGACTTAGCGGTGACGATTAATGGCCGGCTCGAAAAGAGTGGCGACGTCGATTGCTTCGCGGTGCCGCTCAAGAAGGGACAGACGCTCGTCGCCTCGCTCCAGGCGAACCGCGTGCTCAACTCCCCGATGGACGGGATGTTGCAGATCCTTTCGGCCGACGGCTTCGTGGTCGAAGAGAACAACGATTTCCACGGACTCGATCCGCAACTCGCGTTCACGGCCAAGAAGGACGGCACCTACATCGCCCGCGTCTACGCTTTCCCCGCGGCGCCCGATGCGAGCATTCGCTACTTCGGCTCGGATGCGTGCGTGTACCGCCTCACGCTGACGACGGGTGCGTTCGCGGACTTCGCGCTCCCCGTTCGCGAACCCGATGCCCCACCGCAAGCCGATATCTGGGGCTGGAATTTACCCAAATCCGGGAAGCGGCTCCTCGTACCGAAGCTCGCGCCGGGAGAAGCCTTCGCAGCGCTGTCGGACCCGGAGATCGCGAACCCGGTTCCCCTTCGGGTCGAACCGCACCCGCACTTCGTTGACGTGGATCAACGCGATCGGCTCGCACACAAGTACGAAGCGCCGTTCTCACTCACCGCTCGACTGCACGCGAAGGGTTTGGCACAGCGCATTCCCCTATCGCTCAAGAAGGGGCAAGCGCTCACGCTCCAAGTTGAGAGTCGAACGCTCGGACTGGCTGTGAACCCGGTGATCGAGGTGTTCGACAAAGACGAGAAGCGCGTCGCGCGTGCGGAGCCGGCCAAGCTAAACGGCGACAGCGTGCTGTCATTTAACCCGCCGGCCGATGGAGCGTATTCGATCGCGGTGAGTGACCTGTACGGCGGCGGGGGAGGCGCACGCGATGTGTTCGCGCTCCGCGTCCTCGAAGCGAAGCCGGACTACGACCTCACCGTTGCCGCGGATCGCTTCACGCTCACCCCGGGCACGCCGACGACGATTCCGGTCAAGATCAACCGCCAGAACGAATTCGCCAAAAACGTCGAGATCAGCGCGGAGGGACTGCCCGAAGGGGTGAAACTCGAGGCCGCCAAACCCGCGAAAGCCCAGGCTGGTGTCCTCACGGTCTCGCTCACCGCAGAAAAGCCGTGGTCGGGTTCGTTCCGGCTAATCGGCACGATCAAGGGCGAGCCGAAGTACCAGCGCACGGCCCGCTTCGCACTGACCGAGTCCGACGATACCACCGCGGACCTGTGGTTAACGGTCACTGCGCCACCGAAGAAGTAG